The DNA segment TTGCAATGCCTCACAGGCTGTCTAGCAGCTTTAGGGCATTTCATAACCGGTTTCATAGACAAGTTGAGACATTTCTTCCTCATGCTTAGGGGAGCAAGCACATTCGGCTGGACGGATGAATGCAGACAGACATTTGAAATAGTCAAGCTCTAACTCACTGAACCACCCATTCTGAGCAGCCCCAAGTTTGGCGAACAACTCTAGTGTACTTGATGCATGAATATATTTGTGGCCATTAACATATGTTCATGTTTCAAACTTTGTTAAGAAAATGAGGCATGTTCCTTTAATAATTTACTAGGCATGAAAagagttattttatatatcttgACATTATTTTGGTATGTAAAATGCTAACAAACTCTAGGATATTTTTTACATGGAGTTTAAAACTAACTTGtactatattattttatatatatatgtctatgATATGATTTTGAAGCCtttatgaaattattgattCAAGCCTTGTAAGTCTAACATAGAGATATGGTATGTACAATGTCATTgcacttttaaaattatgtgtGTAATAAATTTTGGGAATCTCACAAGGATTCTTTTGATTTGCTAGTTTTTCAATTTAGAATGTGTAAAGAATGTCATTGGGTAACTTACCTTAATTTGTAAACTGGCTTGGTTATttacattatattatttttttttaaattaaaaaactatacaaaacTAGGAGCTTCATGCTAATAAAGAGGCCTCATGTGTGGGACACTaacattattgtttttaaaCATAGTATTGTTGACATTTCCAATTAATTATTAACATATCAAGAGCCTATATGTACTCTTTAAAGATAATGTGGTTTCAATCCCATTACTTAATCAAGCATGCTTGTGTAGGTTAAATTTGACTTAAATTCATTGAATATTTATAACTTCATATTTTGACTCATTAATATCTTCCTTTTAttcttgtttcctttttcttttgaagcctTAAGCATATACTTAAACATTCTAAAAGAACTCACAAGGGAACAAAATCCTATTATCTATGAGTGCAAATCTTTATGTTCCATTGCTAAATCATCATAAGGAACCACTAGTGTCGCTAGAACAATTATTGATACTATAACAAATTTCACATTTTGCCACTATAATTTTAGccacaaataaatttttatggaaaaaagaagatttttgcaacaatttttatttttatggcaaaaaagttttttttttttttagagatgaAATTTATATTCGTagcaaaatattatatttaaccaCATCATATATTTGttgcaaataattttccatAAGATTTTGACCTAGTATAACATCTTTCAAGCTAAGCTTAAGCAAAAAGAGATCAAACCCCTAGACAAGTACACTTATCTCATACGTGTACTTGGTTtttggaaatgtttttgaaGGTGATATAGTTCAATTTGAACCAAATCAATATAATGTCTAATTTAATATAGGTAATACAAGCATAattcaatcttatttttctaaatttaaattaagctCAAGTTAATCAGTTTAGCATAAGAAGACTAGGTTAATAAGTGAATTAAATTTgagtaaaataaaatcatgtataatataataaataaataaatttctttaatgaattaaataatagtataaaataaatacggatataaattataatattataaaaatattaaatcaagttTACGTTAGGCTAGCTCGGATCATTCAAACCTTGACTTAAATTTAACTTGAATTAATTCGGATGGGAAAATTTGAACTCAAGCCTTATTCATATACTAAAAATGATTGGTTGAACCTGCTTTAAAATTGCATTAGATTCAATTTAGGTCATACTAATCCTTTCAAATTGTAGCCTTACCTATCACATATCAATATGgtgaaaatgataaaagaaaaattatagtGGTGCAAGCACCCTTTTTCTTACCCTAATTAATTATCACCATAGCATaatgtaatataattatttttttttatagaatttaaaatatttattttatatttttatttcaattaataCCTAAACCCTATTTTCTAAAAACCGtggtaaaaacaaaaataatgttattcCACAATTTTTGCAACTCACTTTAGcttcatatataatttaatgcaacaattctatttttcctcaaagTATTGACACATTAATATgacaaatttgaaagaaaaaaatcattaaatttacATATAAATGCTTTGGGGCTAAGCTAACATCCTATTGGTGAATTTTCATTGAGATTAAATGCAAAGAAAGGAAATGGGTTGTTGGTAGGTGGATTTAGCTTAGACTATGCTTATATAAGAATTTTAtcatacataaattttttttatactatatatgcctgtacaattgaattaaaaagaatCCATTTTCATTACATAacctcaaacaaaaaaaaaaaaaaaaagaaaaaaaaaaagaaaaaagaaaaatggagaaaaatatgaaagaaaatggaaaatgcaaGTGGAAAATGAAGGTTCCCAAGTAGACTTAGTTTGAACAACTCTTTTCAGCCATGTGATCCCACCTATCCTCTTTAATCATGTGGACCCCATTTTAAACATCAATTTTTAATGATGTGAACcctcatttcaatttttccttcTATATGTGTAgacaattttaatttgaaacttGCCTTAAATTCAGAGTGAAAAATCTAACATCCTAATAGTAAATTAGGTGGTCCGAGGGCCCAAATTAAATGAGATGCTTCTTCTGGAAATGCATCCATTTATTGAGATAGTGAAACCCtcttatcttttcctttttaaaactaGGAAGATaatgactttttaaaatttatatttccatGATATAGTCAAACTTCCTATACCCTAATGactttttctagtaaaagctTTCATGACCATTTcaatggagttttttttttttttttttacaaagaaTCCAAATATTGGTGAATGACCAACTTAGGAGGTGATTTAATGACTCATTCTATCGACAAACccaaacttgtttttttatttacaaatttatgtaaaaattcttgacatattaatttaataagttataaaataaaataaaaaaacgtaCTATTAAATGCTTTGGAACTAAGCAACTTAACAAGATGATATGATATTccatcattaatttaaattcaatttcaagtgCTAAgaaaaattctatataaaattttttaacataatattaaaataaattctagaATATGGTAAAAGTGTAACTTATAAATCATACATCggaaaatatttaataaaatatgggctaaaataatataaaatacttAATTAGACGGAAAAATGTTAATGATGTCATTCCTATCTCTCTGCCGTGTCTCCTGatggtttcctttttctttttgacttttttttttcctcggCCACACGTACCCTCTTGAAGTTACAATTCCCTGGATCGACCATTCAAGCTACCCGTCTTCCAACCATTCTTCCTCCAAATTGCAAATGGCTTCTTCTTCAACCAGTCTCTCAGTAGCTTCTTCCTCTTCCACCCATCCATGGAAGTATGAAGTCTTCCTTAGTTTCAGAGGAGAAGACACCCGCAAAAGCTTTACTGATCATCTTCACTCGGCGCTTTGTCAATATGGAATCAACACTTTCATAGATGATCAATTCAGGAGAGGCGAACAAATATCTTCAGCACTCCTACGGGCAATTGAAGAATCAAGGTTTTCCATCATCGTTTTCTCTGAACACTATGCTTCTTCAAGTTGGTGTTTGGATGAACTTACAAAGATTCTTGAGTGTGTCAAAGTGGGGGGACATACAGCTTTTCCGGTTTTCTATAATGTAGATCCCTCTCATGTAAGAAAACAAACAGGGAGTTATGGAGTAGCATTTACAAAGCATGAACAAGTTTACAGGGACAACATGGAGAAAGTGCTCAAGTGGAGAGAAGCTCTAACTGTGGCATCCGGACTTTCTGGATGGGATTCGCGAGATAGGTAATTCTTCTAACtggatttctttgttttctatttgggtgttgctcttttttttttcttctttttctttttctaagttGGATCTACTTAAATTTCTTTCTGGGAATTGAAGTATGTATTAATTCAACCTTTCCTGTTGGTTtatcaaagagaaaaatgataaagCGAGGACGAGGTTTGGTGCTCCTTGATCTCAAAAATGACAAGAAGCATAGGGTTGTTTTTCTCGTGACTAATGCTTGAACACTTCTTCAAACCCTATTGGATCAGTGCTTTTTCAATCTTTCCGAAGACCTACTGGGATACCCGACCCTGCCCATTAATTAATTGGATCACCATATATGTTTTTGCAGCTTTGAAAATCAATACTTGTGCCCTCAAAATGCATCCAATAGCTTTTCTAGTGTTCCTAACCTCATTTCTAGGACATTCTTTACGCAGACTGCTTAATTGGGAGAGTATTAGACTGAATAATAATATCTTTGGATTATATAATTTCACAATACATTATTCCTAGCTTCACGTCTCACAGCATGATAATGGGATTAAgagtttgatcaattttagCTTCATCTCGTtgagttatatatattttgtctacctttggttttttttttttttttcagtcgCAACAAAGAAGAAATCTAAGCACTGCTATATTTATCTGTTTTTCTTTGTCCCTTTATGACTTTAAAAAGATGACCATATGATTGTTCTCAATTTGAATTTCGCAGACATGAATCCAAGGTTATTAAGGAAATTATTTCCAAGATCTGGAATGAACTGAATGATGCATCCTCATGCAACATGGACGCTCTAGTTGGAATGGATTCTCATATACAAAACATGGTTTCATTATTATGTATTGGGTCAGATGATGTTCAGATGGTAGGAATTTGGGGCATGGCTGGTATAGGTAAGTCAACCATTGCTAAGGTTGTTTATCAGAAAATTCGCACTCAATTTGAAGGTTATTGCTTTCTTTCAAATGTTAGAgaaaaatcactaaaaaatGATCCAGCTGATATGCAAATGGAACtcctttcacaaattttttggGAAGGAAATCTAAATACAAGAATTTTCAATAGAGGAATCAATGCTATAAAAAACACGCTCCACTCCATGAAGGTCCTTGTTGTTCTTGACGATGTGGATTGCCCACAACAATTGGAGGTTTTAGCTGGAAATCATAACTGGTTTGGTCTAGGAAGTCAAATTATCATCACAACCAGAGAAAAGAATTTGCTAGATGAGAAAACGGAAATATATGAAGTTAAGGAATTAAACAACAGTGAAGCTCATATGCTCTTTTGTCAACATGCCTTTAAATATAAGCCTCCTACAGAAGATTTTGTACAGCTATGTGACTGTGCCCTAAATTATACAAAGGGCATTCCCTTAGCCCTTAAAATCTTGGGTTGTTCTCTATACAATAGAAGCAAAAAGGAATGGGAGAGTGAATTGGAAAAACTCAaaagaattccaaataaagCTATTCAAGATGTGCTGAGAATAAGTTTTGATGGATTAGATAATAATCAAAAGGATATATTTCTTGACATCGCATGCTTCTTTAAAGGACAAGACAAAGATTACACCACAAAAATACAGAAAAGTTGTGATTTCTTTCCAGAAATTGGAATACGTAATCTTATAGATAAGTCTCTCGTAACCATTTCATATAATAAGTTGTGCATGCATGATTTGATACAAGAAATGGGATGGGAAATTGTTCGGCAAGAATCTATTAAAGACCCCGGAAAACGCAGCAGGTTGTGGGTTACTGAGGATGTCATTCATATGCTAACAACAAATATAGTAAGACCTAAATgcataactttttattttttattattattatttttttttaatttttactttgagCTCATAGTCTGCTCTTGGTTCATTGTTAGGGGACTGAAGCAGTTGAAGGCATAGTCCTTGACTTGTCGGCTTTAAAAGAGCTACACTTCAGTGTTGATGTCTTTACAAAGATGAACAGATTAAGAGTGCTCAGATTCTGTAATGCACAAATATGTGAAATCTGGGATTATGCTTGGAAACGGGGAAACTATGATTCGTGTAAAAATCAGTACCCTAAATGTAAATTGCATCTATATGGGGATTTTAAATTTCTATCCAACAACTTAAAATCTCTCCATTGGGATGGATACCCTTCGAAGTCTCTTCCATCAACTTTTCATCCTGAGAAGCTTGTTGAATTAAAAATGAGCTTTAGTCGGCTTGAACAACTATGGGAAGGAAACAAggtataatttatattttttgtttttctttaaatggATTATAAAGTTCATCAAAGTTGATTTGTTCTAGccctttttttcctctttttctttgacAGTCATTCCAGAAGTTGAAGTTCATCAAACTTAGCCACTCTCAACATCTAATCAAAACTCCGGACTTCTCTGGAGCTCCAAACCTCAGGAGAATTATTCTTGTAGGCTGTACAAGCTTGGTCAAGGTTCACCCATCCATTGGAGCTCTCAAGAAGCTTATTTTCCTGGATTTAGAAGGCTGCAAGAACCTCAAGAGTTTCTCGAGTAGCATCCATATGGAATCTCTTCAAATTC comes from the Vitis vinifera cultivar Pinot Noir 40024 chromosome 12, ASM3070453v1 genome and includes:
- the LOC100246324 gene encoding disease resistance protein RPV1 isoform X2; its protein translation is MASSSTSLSVASSSSTHPWKYEVFLSFRGEDTRKSFTDHLHSALCQYGINTFIDDQFRRGEQISSALLRAIEESRFSIIVFSEHYASSSWCLDELTKILECVKVGGHTAFPVFYNVDPSHVRKQTGSYGVAFTKHEQVYRDNMEKVLKWREALTVASGLSGWDSRDRHESKVIKEIISKIWNELNDASSCNMDALVGMDSHIQNMVSLLCIGSDDVQMVGIWGMAGIGKSTIAKVVYQKIRTQFEGYCFLSNVREKSLKNDPADMQMELLSQIFWEGNLNTRIFNRGINAIKNTLHSMKVLVVLDDVDCPQQLEVLAGNHNWFGLGSQIIITTREKNLLDEKTEIYEVKELNNSEAHMLFCQHAFKYKPPTEDFVQLCDCALNYTKGIPLALKILGCSLYNRSKKEWESELEKLKRIPNKAIQDVLRISFDGLDNNQKDIFLDIACFFKGQDKDYTTKIQKSCDFFPEIGIRNLIDKSLVTISYNKLCMHDLIQEMGWEIVRQESIKDPGKRSRLWVTEDVIHMLTTNIGTEAVEGIVLDLSALKELHFSVDVFTKMNRLRVLRFCNAQICEIWDYAWKRGNYDSCKNQYPKCKLHLYGDFKFLSNNLKSLHWDGYPSKSLPSTFHPEKLVELKMSFSRLEQLWEGNKSFQKLKFIKLSHSQHLIKTPDFSGAPNLRRIILVGCTSLVKVHPSIGALKKLIFLDLEGCKNLKSFSSSIHMESLQILNLAGCSKLKKFPEVQGAMYNLPELSLKGTAIKGLPLSIEYLNGLALLNLGECKSLESLPSCIFKLKSLKTLILSNCLRLKKLPEIRENMESLKELFLDDTGLRELPSSIEHLNELVLLQMKNCKKLASLPESIFKLKSLKTLTISNCLRLKKLPEIRENMESLKELFLDDTGLRELPSSIEHLNGLVLLKLKNCKKLASLPESICKLTSLQTLTLSGCSELKKLPDDMGSLQCLVKLESNGSGIQEVPTSITLLTNLQVLSLTGCKGGESKSRNLALSLRSSPTEGFRLSSLTALYSLKELNLSDCNLLEGALPSDLSSLSWLERLDLSINSFITVPSLSRLPQLERLILEHCKSLQSLPELPSSIIELLANDCTSLENISYLSSGFVLRKFCDFNFEFCNCFRLMENEQSDTLEAILLAIRRFASVTKFMDPMDYSSLRTFASRIPYDAVVPGSSIPEWFTDQSVGCSVTVELPPHWYTTRLIGLAVCAVFHPNISKGKFGRSAYFSMNESVGFSIDNTASMHFSKAEHIWFGYRSLFGVVFSRSIDHLEVSFSESIRAGEVVKKCGVRLIFEQDLPFGREEMNHISQHEESEGSYYRWRLRYPRGLQMLLFLLGSEITDASVAANASSYSN
- the LOC100246324 gene encoding disease resistance protein RPV1 isoform X1; protein product: MASSSTSLSVASSSSTHPWKYEVFLSFRGEDTRKSFTDHLHSALCQYGINTFIDDQFRRGEQISSALLRAIEESRFSIIVFSEHYASSSWCLDELTKILECVKVGGHTAFPVFYNVDPSHVRKQTGSYGVAFTKHEQVYRDNMEKVLKWREALTVASGLSGWDSRDRHESKVIKEIISKIWNELNDASSCNMDALVGMDSHIQNMVSLLCIGSDDVQMVGIWGMAGIGKSTIAKVVYQKIRTQFEGYCFLSNVREKSLKNDPADMQMELLSQIFWEGNLNTRIFNRGINAIKNTLHSMKVLVVLDDVDCPQQLEVLAGNHNWFGLGSQIIITTREKNLLDEKTEIYEVKELNNSEAHMLFCQHAFKYKPPTEDFVQLCDCALNYTKGIPLALKILGCSLYNRSKKEWESELEKLKRIPNKAIQDVLRISFDGLDNNQKDIFLDIACFFKGQDKDYTTKIQKSCDFFPEIGIRNLIDKSLVTISYNKLCMHDLIQEMGWEIVRQESIKDPGKRSRLWVTEDVIHMLTTNIGTEAVEGIVLDLSALKELHFSVDVFTKMNRLRVLRFCNAQICEIWDYAWKRGNYDSCKNQYPKCKLHLYGDFKFLSNNLKSLHWDGYPSKSLPSTFHPEKLVELKMSFSRLEQLWEGNKSFQKLKFIKLSHSQHLIKTPDFSGAPNLRRIILVGCTSLVKVHPSIGALKKLIFLDLEGCKNLKSFSSSIHMESLQILNLAGCSKLKKFPEVQGAMYNLPELSLKGTAIKGLPLSIEYLNGLALLNLGECKSLESLPSCIFKLKSLKTLILSNCLRLKKLPEIRENMESLKELFLDDTGLRELPSSIEHLNELVLLQMKNCKKLASLPESIFKLKSLKTLTISNCLRLKKLPEIRENMESLKELFLDDTGLRELPSSIEHLNGLVLLKLKNCKKLASLPESICKLTSLQTLTLSGCSELKKLPDDMGSLQCLVKLESNGSGIQEVPTSITLLTNLQVLSLTGCKGGESKSRNLALSLRSSPTEGFRLSSLTALYSLKELNLSDCNLLEGALPSDLSSLSWLERLDLSINSFITVPSLSRLPQLERLILEHCKSLQSLPELPSSIIELLANDCTSLENISYLSSGFVLRKFCDFNFEFCNCFRLMENEQSDTLEAILLAIRRFASVTKFMDPMDYSSLRTFASRIPYDAVVPGSSIPEWFTDQSVGCSVTVELPPHWYTTRLIGLAVCAVFHPNISKGKFGRSAYFSMNESVGFSIDNTASMHFSKAEHIWFGYRSLFGVVFSRSIDHLEVSFSESIRAGEVVKKCGVRLIFEQDLPFGREEMNHISQHEESEGSYYRWRLRYPRRSWSVDLKPRTSSRQTWWFSYAQNSTACKELDGGKS